In Bacillus spongiae, the following are encoded in one genomic region:
- a CDS encoding NAD(P)H-binding protein, producing the protein MNRSALVVGATGLVGNELVNLLLESDEYTSVTILVRRDVNLQHPKLTVKIIDFDQVDEAINEYYDDVFCCLGTTIKKAKTKENFQKVDLAYPLNIAQKAKEQGLGQFLVISSLGANTSSPFFYSRVKGELEKGLIELDLPSLKIFRPSLLVGQRPEVRLGEKSGEIAGKLFRPFLIGPMRKYRSNKGEKVAERMYEAALHPTSTSVTVYESSDLQ; encoded by the coding sequence ATGAATAGAAGTGCACTGGTAGTAGGTGCTACGGGGTTAGTTGGAAATGAATTGGTCAATCTCTTGTTGGAGAGTGACGAATATACTTCGGTGACAATTTTGGTAAGAAGAGATGTGAATTTACAGCATCCAAAATTGACCGTGAAAATAATCGATTTTGATCAGGTAGATGAGGCCATTAACGAATACTATGATGATGTTTTTTGTTGTTTAGGAACGACGATTAAGAAAGCGAAAACGAAAGAGAATTTTCAAAAAGTTGATTTAGCTTATCCATTAAACATAGCCCAAAAAGCGAAAGAACAAGGATTAGGTCAATTTCTTGTTATCTCATCTCTTGGTGCAAATACTTCCTCTCCTTTCTTTTATAGTCGGGTAAAAGGCGAATTAGAGAAGGGTTTGATTGAATTAGATTTACCATCCCTAAAAATTTTTCGACCGTCTCTGTTAGTAGGTCAACGACCTGAGGTTCGCTTAGGGGAAAAAAGCGGAGAGATTGCTGGGAAATTGTTTCGACCGTTTTTAATAGGCCCAATGAGAAAGTATCGTTCGAATAAAGGAGAGAAGGTTGCGGAAAGAATGTACGAAGCAGCACTTCATCCTACATCGACTTCTGTCACCGTTTATGAATCATCAGACTTACAATAA
- a CDS encoding TetR/AcrR family transcriptional regulator: protein MTEKELLIIETAMKLFANKGFSNTSIQEIAKESGISKGAFYLHFKSKDSLFLGILQYHTKQIKQKVLSIEVQPLPPREKFIKQFQVQIEEIEQHKAFIIMQLREKAVPFSEEIQTYLMNMRYEQHVFYQQLITSIYGEKVEKYLVDLSFMLRGIFETYMEYMIFEKESLHPEQVAVYLLSRLDDLVAGIIQSNEEPLFRTESICTFTSTPTTREDILLYLETLQQQFTTEEAVEVQDTVQVLIEELNREAPRAVVLKGMLTYLPDIKWKKIHMLIQQYLKSYSK from the coding sequence ATGACAGAAAAAGAATTGTTAATCATTGAGACGGCCATGAAACTATTTGCAAACAAAGGATTTAGTAACACATCCATTCAAGAAATTGCAAAAGAAAGTGGCATCTCAAAGGGCGCTTTCTATTTACATTTCAAGTCAAAAGATTCCCTTTTTCTTGGAATTCTACAATACCATACGAAGCAAATTAAGCAGAAAGTATTAAGTATTGAAGTTCAGCCACTCCCACCAAGAGAGAAATTTATTAAACAATTTCAAGTTCAAATAGAAGAAATAGAACAACATAAAGCCTTTATTATTATGCAATTACGAGAAAAAGCAGTGCCTTTTTCTGAAGAAATTCAAACTTATTTGATGAATATGCGTTATGAACAACATGTTTTTTATCAACAATTAATTACTTCTATATATGGAGAGAAGGTTGAAAAGTATTTAGTAGACTTGAGCTTTATGTTACGAGGTATTTTCGAAACGTATATGGAATATATGATTTTTGAAAAAGAATCCCTTCATCCAGAACAAGTAGCAGTTTATCTACTAAGCAGACTTGATGACCTCGTAGCTGGGATTATTCAGTCAAATGAGGAACCTCTTTTTCGGACTGAATCTATCTGTACTTTTACTTCAACCCCAACGACAAGGGAAGACATTCTTCTTTATTTAGAAACGCTTCAACAACAGTTCACAACAGAAGAAGCCGTTGAAGTACAAGATACAGTCCAAGTTTTAATCGAAGAGTTAAATAGGGAGGCACCACGTGCAGTCGTTTTGAAGGGAATGCTCACGTATTTACCGGATATTAAATGGAAGAAAATTCACATGTTAATCCAACAATACTTAAAAAGTTATTCTAAATAA
- a CDS encoding ABC-F family ATP-binding cassette domain-containing protein, with translation MSILTVKNLSHGFGDRAIFNDVSFRLLKGEHIGLIGANGEGKSTFMNIITGKLQPDEGKVDWSKKVRVGYLDQHAVLKKGASIRDILKTAFQYLFDIEAEMNALFAKMGEVAPEELEVLLEETGTLQDMLTNNDFYVIDAKVDEVARGLGLTDIGLDRDVHDLSGGQRTKVLLAKLLLEKPEILLLDEPTNYLDEQHIEWLKRYLLDYENAFILISHDIPFLNNVVNLIYHMENQELNRYVGDYNDFLKVYEMKKQQLESAYKRQQQEISELKDFVARNKARVSTRNMAMSRQKKLDKMDVIELASEKPKPEFHFKEARTAGKVIFATNDLVIGYDQPLSKPLSLRMERGQKIALVGANGIGKTTLLRSILGEISPVSGKVELGDYLHIGYFEQEIKTKNNYTCIEEIWSEFPSFTQYEVRAALAKCGLTTKHIESKVEVLSGGEKAKVRLCKLINSETNLLVLDEPTNHLDVDAKDELKRALKAYKGSILFISHEPDFYHDIATDVWNCEDWTTKVF, from the coding sequence ATGAGTATTTTAACTGTCAAAAATTTAAGTCATGGATTCGGTGACCGTGCTATTTTCAATGACGTCTCCTTTCGCCTATTGAAAGGGGAGCATATCGGCTTAATTGGAGCAAATGGTGAAGGTAAATCTACCTTTATGAACATTATTACAGGAAAACTACAACCGGATGAAGGAAAAGTAGATTGGTCTAAAAAAGTACGTGTCGGCTACTTAGATCAGCATGCCGTTTTAAAAAAAGGGGCCTCGATTCGCGATATCTTGAAAACAGCCTTTCAATATTTGTTTGATATTGAAGCTGAGATGAACGCACTTTTTGCAAAAATGGGAGAAGTTGCACCTGAGGAACTTGAAGTACTTCTTGAAGAAACAGGGACACTTCAAGACATGCTAACAAACAATGATTTTTACGTAATCGACGCTAAGGTTGATGAAGTGGCAAGAGGTCTTGGTCTAACAGATATAGGACTAGATCGTGATGTCCACGACCTAAGTGGTGGACAACGAACAAAAGTTTTACTTGCAAAGCTATTACTTGAAAAGCCAGAAATATTACTTTTAGATGAACCGACTAACTACCTTGATGAACAACATATTGAATGGCTAAAACGGTACCTTTTAGATTATGAAAATGCCTTTATTTTAATCTCTCATGATATACCGTTCTTAAATAATGTGGTGAACTTAATTTATCATATGGAAAATCAAGAATTAAATCGTTACGTTGGCGACTATAATGACTTCCTTAAAGTATATGAAATGAAGAAACAACAATTAGAATCCGCTTATAAGCGTCAGCAACAAGAAATCTCGGAACTAAAGGATTTTGTCGCTAGAAATAAAGCCCGTGTCTCTACACGTAATATGGCCATGTCACGTCAAAAGAAACTGGATAAAATGGACGTGATTGAACTCGCTTCTGAAAAGCCAAAGCCTGAATTTCATTTTAAAGAAGCTAGAACTGCTGGAAAGGTCATTTTTGCAACAAACGACCTTGTAATTGGATATGATCAACCACTTTCTAAGCCGCTAAGCCTTCGTATGGAACGTGGCCAAAAAATTGCGCTTGTTGGGGCAAACGGAATTGGAAAAACGACACTATTACGAAGTATTTTAGGTGAAATCAGCCCTGTTTCGGGTAAGGTAGAACTTGGCGATTATTTGCATATAGGATATTTTGAACAGGAAATCAAAACAAAAAATAATTACACTTGTATTGAAGAAATTTGGAGTGAATTCCCATCTTTTACTCAATACGAAGTTCGTGCCGCTCTTGCAAAATGCGGACTTACAACAAAGCATATTGAAAGCAAGGTCGAAGTATTAAGTGGTGGAGAAAAAGCAAAGGTACGATTATGCAAGCTCATCAATTCAGAAACAAACCTACTCGTACTCGATGAGCCGACGAACCATTTGGATGTGGATGCAAAGGACGAATTAAAGCGCGCATTAAAGGCATACAAGGGGAGTATCCTATTTATCTCCCACGAACCTGATTTTTATCATGATATTGCAACAGATGTATGGAATTGTGAAGATTGGACAACAAAAGTATTTTAA
- a CDS encoding zinc ribbon domain-containing protein, producing the protein MGDNGCIKCGHKDAGTKEIAATGTGLSKMFDIQHNKFTVVYCKKCGYSELYAKEASTSSNILDLFFG; encoded by the coding sequence ATGGGGGATAACGGATGTATTAAATGTGGTCATAAAGATGCTGGAACAAAGGAGATTGCAGCAACGGGTACGGGATTATCGAAAATGTTTGATATTCAACATAACAAATTTACCGTTGTGTACTGCAAAAAATGTGGTTATTCCGAGCTATATGCTAAGGAAGCCTCTACGTCATCCAATATATTGGACTTATTTTTCGGGTAA